The Triticum aestivum cultivar Chinese Spring chromosome 6D, IWGSC CS RefSeq v2.1, whole genome shotgun sequence genomic sequence ATGAAGAGGAACTCGTGGGGGATCGAACCAGCCGGTGGAATGGGCAGCAAGCATCAGGTAGCCGTCTTCGGATCTGGCCATGGGGAAGAAGGGGTATCCCCACGCCGTGACCACCTCCTCTGTGCCCTCGCTGCCCACGCAGCCAAGGGCCACAGCCAGCCGCCCTGCGGGCGCCTCCCGCCGCAAGAAGGACGCCGCCCTCATCGTTGAAGCCACCGCCTCGGAGCCCGACCTATCTTCACCAGCAGAAGCGAATAGGGTAGATCCTCGCCGCCCTCTTCACCAGCGGCTACGCGGCGAGCCGGCGGCCCCCTCCGTAGGCGACGAGGGAGAtggggaggaggggaagggccggcggcggctagggttgggagccGCCCGTGTCGCTCTGCGGAGCGACGCAGGGGCCGGATCGTTTCAGAGTTATTGATAAAGTTCCACTTAGAATTACTAATCCTATCCCAAGGCATAGGAGGGAACTCTTTTCTTGCAATAATAGGATGAGCCACTTGCCCTGGTTTGTTGAGATAAGATGAGTAAAATCTTCATTCATTTGGGGCTTTCCAGCTACTGTGGAACAGTAGGGTACACACTACACATAGAGAGGCAAACTTTTTGCCACACAAGACATGGATGAAACTATACCGGCTGTTTTTACTTCTTATACACACATCTACAATCAGCAAGACTCACAAATCTGTTAACCAATATATATATACTGAAAGACTCGAGGATGATAAAGAACATCTCACCAAGCATTTCCTTTGGGCAACACAACTGCTACCATCTATCCATGCCAAGAACCAAAAAAAGAACGGTTAGTGTTGTATACTGCTAACATGTACAAGGCCTACAACCTCGGTCCTCAGAACAGCGTCAGGGACCGAGGTTTCGAGAAAATGTTGAGCTTCCTCTGGAAAAAACCAGATGACTTCGACGCTGGCCGCCTGTGAATCGAGCTCTCGGTGGGAGGATCCTCTATCACGTCGGCAGCGGCCGCCACTTCTTGGGAACACGAGTTGTTGAGCTCGCTTTGCCTCATATCCCTCAGAAGATTCAGTAGCTTGAACGAGCAGCTCTTCGCTTCATCGATCCCGTTCACCGACAGGTCCACGAGGGCAGGGATTACGCCCTCCTTCATCACCTGGGAGCAATCCTCCACGCTACGGGAACATATTGCCAGAAGGATTATCACCGCAAGTTCTCGTTCTTTAGGGCTTCCTGTGTCCAGATACTCTGCAATGGCACCAAGGCATCGGTCTGTTCTGGTAATAAGCACCATGGCTTCTTCCTCGTCGCACAAGTTCCGCAAAATCTCCAAACAGCACTCGACGAAGCTTCCTTCTGTCAAAATGGGAACCAGCTTTGAGATTATTCCCAGTGAAATCAGCTCTGACTTCACATCAGCATCGGATGAAAGGTCACAGATAATCTTCAAGGGAAGCTCAAGGCCCTCGATATCTTCAGGTGCCAATATAGCCAAAACAGGAGGAGTGACAACAGAGGCCATCTGACGGGATTGCTGATGACTCAGGTGTCGAATCAGTTCATGGAATACCAACAAAGCTTCAGTTTTTAGCTCCGAACTGAGGAAGGACGTTATAAGACGGAATGCTTCTTCATCCATGGATGGAATCTTAGCCCTGCAACTCAAACAATAGTGTCTTTGAGAATGCTATCACGAGGCCTGAGATACGCACAAAACTCGTAGAATAGATAGATAAATGTAGTACTGCCTGAACCCCAATCTAAATTAATGAAAGGGTGATGTGGATTAGTCAGAGAAGATTGATTCTCTTACCTGCTGTTGGAAAGGAAATTAAGAAAAAAATGTAATCCagcttgttgagctttcatactgTAGCTGCTGTCGTCATTTCTCAAGAATTCGAGGAATGCTTCTACAAATCCATGGGACGCCATAGCCCAGGAAACATCATCGTCATCGTGAAGAATGTTCTTCAGATCTTTAATGGAGCTTCCTTGTATTTCTAATGGGAGCTTGGACAGCTCGCAGAAGAACCTCAGGAACATGCCCTGGTTGAAGTTGTGGAATGACAGATGCTTCTGATAGTCTGCACTCCAAGAGAACTGAGAAAAACTATCCTTCGGCTCCTCCATATCTTTCACATGGGAGGAATCTGAGACATAACTGGCATCAGAAAACGCGACAGATGAACTGCTGTGGTCAATCACAAAATTCCTGCCATTCCCAGCAATTAGAGGCACTGAAACATTGTGCAAACTTGACATAGAGTGACCATGCAATTGCTCTGGCAAATAACTGTAGGAATCTTTGCTTGGAAGGAAATCTGAGATTGTGAAACCATGCTCTCTGCACCAATTGCAAATGAGATCCCTCATGCAAGTATTTGGAATCATCGCAAAGTTT encodes the following:
- the LOC123145222 gene encoding U-box domain-containing protein 5, with the protein product MANTGLSRRNSCPKVHSSLCSELTMMLDKISSILPSIEAARPGCRAGIQELCNLYHIVEKGRLITQHCIECSKLYLAITGEAILSRCERVRDALKRSLFLIQNMVPTVLANQIAEVHNDLRDVKFSVDPLEQEAGKSILEMLRQSDATEELILQTFMQAASKLNLTSPKAILIERRAIRKLLDKITGTDAKKEQVLKFLLHLVTKYGKNVKPDTGERNENLQSESKSLSPSLSLASDASTPEKCDKPTYFQGYEYQSSMSGETTPPTEFCCPISTKLMHDPVIITSGQTYEREYIEKWFSEGYNTCPKTQKKLENFAMIPNTCMRDLICNWCREHGFTISDFLPSKDSYSYLPEQLHGHSMSSLHNVSVPLIAGNGRNFVIDHSSSSVAFSDASYVSDSSHVKDMEEPKDSFSQFSWSADYQKHLSFHNFNQGMFLRFFCELSKLPLEIQGSSIKDLKNILHDDDDVSWAMASHGFVEAFLEFLRNDDSSYSMKAQQAGLHFFLNFLSNSRAKIPSMDEEAFRLITSFLSSELKTEALLVFHELIRHLSHQQSRQMASVVTPPVLAILAPEDIEGLELPLKIICDLSSDADVKSELISLGIISKLVPILTEGSFVECCLEILRNLCDEEEAMVLITRTDRCLGAIAEYLDTGSPKERELAVIILLAICSRSVEDCSQVMKEGVIPALVDLSVNGIDEAKSCSFKLLNLLRDMRQSELNNSCSQEVAAAADVIEDPPTESSIHRRPASKSSGFFQRKLNIFSKPRSLTLF